GCGTGTTCTCCCGCTGATAGGAGTTGGTGTCCCACGCCTCGCGGCCGACGTCCTGGACGCCCTCGTAGACGGAGCGGGCCTCGTCGTCGAGGACGCCGCGGGTCACGAGGTCGGCCGTGGTGTGTTCGGCCTCGTGCCAGACGCGGCTGCCGAGGTCGAAGTGCTGATCCTCGTGGCCGAAGAAGGCGCCGACGATCTTCGATTCCGAGGAGTCGCCCAGCAGGCGTGTCTCGACGCTGGTCTTGCTCAGTCGGGAGCCGATGTTGCCCTCGATCCAGTTGATCGTCGCGTACTGGTCGGTGTGGCCGCGCTTGACCTGGAAGTTGTAGGTGTCCTCGGCCAGGTTCTGCAGCGCGCCGTACTGGACGTGGGCGTTCTCGCCGGCGACGGCCTCGACGACGCCGGAGTAGTACTGGTCGCCATCGACGTTCTCGCCGGTGGACTGGCGCTCGAGGATGGTCACCGAGGACGATTCCTCGGCGACGACCAGCGTGTAGTTGAACAGCGACCGGCTGTTCATCGTCGTCCGGATCTTCACGTCCTCGGCGTCGACGCCCTCGGGGACGTAGACGAGAGTACCGGCCGAGAACAGCGCGGTCGACAGCGCGGTGAGGTAGTCGCGCTGGGGGTCGACGACGCTACCGAAGTGCTGCTCGACGATGTCGCCGTGCTGCTCGACGGCCTCGTCCCAGGCGAGGACGTCGACGCCCTCGGCCTCGACGCGGTCCTTCTCCTGCTCCCACTCGAGGGGATCGACCAGCGCCTCGTAGTCGAGCGCGTCGAGGTTGGTCCACTGGCGCCCGGGCGTCCGGATGACCTCGGGCATGTCCAGGTCCTGGAGCGCGTCGAGCGCTTCCAGCCGGGTCTCGAGGAGCCACTCGGGCTCGTCGAGCTCGTCGCTGATCTGCTGTACCTGCTCCTCCGTGAGGTTCGCGTGTACCTGCGTGCTCATGGTAGTCACCGGGGGTTACCCGAGCGAGCCCTCCATCTCGAGTTCGATGAGGCGGTTGAGCTCGACGGCGTACTCGATGGGCAGTTCCTCGGTGATCGGCTCGATGAAGCCGGCGACGATCATCTGCTTGGCGTCGTCGTCGTCCAGGCCGCGGCTCTGGAGGTAGAAGACGTCCTCGTCGCCGATCTTGCCGACGGTCGCCTCGTGGGCGACGTCCACCTGGTTCTCCTGGATCTCCATGTACGGCATGGTGTCCGACGTCGACTCGTTGTCGAACATCAGCGCGTCGCACTCGACCGACGTCGAGGAGTCCTCGGCGCCGTCGGAGATGTGGACGAGACCGCGGTAGTTGGTGCGGCCGCCGTCCTTGGAGATGGACTTGGACTCGATGGTCGACTTCGTGTCGGGCGCGTTGTGGTAGACCTTCGCGCCGGTGTCGATGTTCTGGCCCTCGCCCGCGAACGCGATGGTGATGTGGTTGTCCGTCGCGCCGGGGCCCTTGAGGACGGTGGAGGGGTACAGCATCGTGGCCTTCGATCCCATGCTGCCGGAGACCCACTCCATCGTGCCGTCCGCCTCGACGATGGCGCGCTTGGTGTTGAGGTTGTATGTGTTCTTCGACCAGTTCTGCACCGTCGAGTACTGGACGTGCGCGCCCTCGCCGACGAACACCTCGACGCCGCCGGAGTGGAGGTTGTGGGTGGCGTACTGGGGCGCGGAGCAGCCCTCGATGTAGTGCACTTCGGAGTTCTCCTCGGCGACGATGAGCGTGTGCTCGAACTGGCCCATCCCCTCGGAGTTCATCCGGAAGTACGCCTGGATGGGCATCTCGACCGTGACGCCCTCCGGGACGTACACGAACGAGCCGCCCGACCAGACTGCGCCGTGCAGCGCGGCGAACTTGTTGTCGCTCGGAGGGACGCACTTCGTCATGAAGTGCTCCTTGACGATCTCCTCGTGCTCACGGACGGCCTCGTCCATGTCGCAGAAGATGACGCCCTTCTCCTCCCACTGCTCCTGCATGTTCTGGTAGACGATCTCCGACTCGTACTGGGCGCCGACGCCGGAGAGGGCGTTCTTCTCCGCCTCCGGGATGCCGAGCTTGTCGAAGGTGTCCTGGATCTCCTCGGGGAGATCCTCCCAGGACTCGGCCCCGCCGCGGGTCTCGATGTCCGGGCGGATGTAGGGCACGATCTGCTCGATGTCGATCTCCGAGAGGTCCGGCTGGCCGGGCCAGTCGGTCGGCATCGGCATCTGCTGGAACTGTTCGAGCGCGCGGAGGCGGCGCTCGAGCATCCAGTCGGGCTCGTCCTTGTCTTCCGAGATGACCCGGACGGTCTCCTCGGTCAGGCCGGCCTCGGTCTCGAAGGCGGAGCTCTCCTCCTTCTTGAACTCGAAGCGGGCCTCGGTGTCGGTCTCTTTGAGGTGGTCTTGATCGGAACTCATAGTTCGTTAGGTGTCGCTTGACGCTCTGTGGTTATACGGGTTGGGACGGCCGGGGTCACGCTGCCTCGTAAACCTCCTCGCGGACCCAGTCGTAGCCCTCGTCCTCGAGCTGTTCGGCCAGTTCGGCGCCGCCGGACTTGGCGATCTCGCCGTCGAGCATCACGTGGACGTGATCGGGCTCGACGTAGTCGAGGATCCGCTGGTAGTGGGTGATCTGGAGGATGCCGGCGCCCTGCTCGTCGCGCAGCGCGTTGATGCCGTTGGAGACGTCCTGCAGGCGGTCGATGTCCAGCCCGGAGTCGATCTCGTCGAGCACGGCGATCGAAGGCTCCAGGATCGCGGCCTGGAGGACCTCGTTTTGCTTCTTCTCGCCGCCGGAGAAGCCGGCGTTGAGATAGCGGTTGGCGAACTTCTCGTCCATGTCCAGCTGCTCCATCTTCTCCTGGAGGATCTGCTGGAACTCGGCGACGCCGATCTCGCCCTCGTCGGCGGGGCCCTCCATCGGGGAGGTCTCGTAGCCCTCTTCGTCGTCGGCCTCAGTCTCCTCCTCTTCCTCGTCCTCGAAGAGCTCCTCGCGCTCCTCGAGCTTGGCGTTGAGCGCCGTGCGGAGGAAGTTCACCATCGTGACGCCCTCGATCTCGGCGGGGTACTGGAAGCCGAGGAAGACGCCGAGCGCGGCACGCTCGTTCGGTTCGAGGTCCAGCAGGTCCCAGGTACGCATGTCGTCGGGGATCTCGACGTCCTCGCCGAACTCGTCGTCCTCGAGGTGGATGAGGACCTCGCCCTCGGTGACCTCGTAGGCGGGGTGACCCGCGATGACCTTCGCGGTCGTCGACTTGCCCGATCCGTTGGGACCCATCAGCGCGTGGATCTCGCCCGACTCGACCTCGAGGTCGACGCCCTGCAGGATCTGCTCACCGCCCTCTTCGGCCACTTCAGCGTGTAGATTGTTGATTTCGAGTACTGCCATGGTAGTTACTTCAGTCATGAGAAAGGAGGGTAGTTCCACCCATGAAGCTTTCGCATTCCTGTGTCAACGTTTTGCGAACCCAGAACGAAAGTTTTCGCTACCGGAACGTCCGCCGAGCGGCGGTCACGTGAACTGGCCGAGGCCGGTCTGCTCCTGGCCGGCCTTGACCTCGTCCCAGGAGACGCCCATGGCCTCGAGGATGCGAGCGATCGGGCCCTTCAGGGTCTTGTCGAGCATCTTGTCCCAGTCGACCTCGAACTCCTCCGGGATCTGGTCGGCGAACTCGAAGCAGATGACGTCCGGGTCCCGCCGGAACTCACTGTACAGCGGGTCCTCGGCGGGGTCGAGGCCCTTCTCTTCCTCGACCCGCTGGAAGAAGTCGTCGTGGACCCGCTTCAGGTAGAGCCGCTTGGGCTTCGATCCGCTCTGGAAGTTCGTCCCCAGCAGGAGGTTGGCGTACTTCGCGCCGCGGACCTGCGCGGTGTCCGTGTCGTAGTTGTCCAGTTTCTTCCCGATGCCGCCGGGGATGCCGACGTCCTCGGGGTCGACGTTGCCCGCCTGGAAGTCCTCGATGACGTCGTGGACGTAGGTCTTGACGTCGTCGATGTCCTCGCCGTGGACGATCATCTCGATGACGCGGTGCTGGACCCGCTTGGTGATCGGCGCGATGTCCGAGCGCTGGTACTCGAAGCCGGTGATGTCGATGTCGTCGACCTTCTTGCCCTCCGACCAGACGATGTGGCCGGCGTAGCGCTTCTTTTTGCCCGCCTGGAAGAACCGCCGGTAGAGCTTCTCGAACTCGATCTGGAAGCGGTGCTCCTCGGCGTTGAGCTCCTCTCGGGCGAAGTCGTCGTACGACTCGTTGATGTGTTCCTCGAGCTCGAAGGACTGCTCGATGGCCTCCTCCTTCTCGACGTCGGGGCCGAGTTCGAGCATGACGCTGTCGGTGTCGCCGTAGACGACCTCGTGGCCAACCTCGTTGGCGGCCTGCTCGGTGAACTCGATGACCTCCCGGCCCGTCGCGGTCACGGCGGCGCCCATCTCCTTGTCGTAGAGGCGGAAGCGGTCCCATCCCAAGACCCCATATAAAGAGTTCATAATTACCTTGACAGCTGCTTGCTGCCGGTCGTAGCGCTCGTACTCGTCGGAATCAGGGTCGTTATCGTTTCGGAGGGACTTCTTCTCCTCGCGCTCGGAGAGGAGTTCGTCGACCATCTCCCGGATGACGCCGTCCGGTTCCTTCCGGAAGTGGGTCCCGTTGGGCGCGCGGTAGGTCTCGCCGTCGTAGGCATCGGGGTCGACCTTGGTCTCCGGGCTGGCGTTCGTGGTCACCATGCACATCGGGTACAGGCTCTTCAGGTCGAGCACGGTGACGTTCTCCTTGACGCCGGTGATGGGGTCGAAGACGGCGCCGCCCTCGTAGTCCTCGCCCTCCTGCTGACCCTTCGAGGGGAGGGCGAACTCCCCGTGGAGCTTGTGGAGGACGTACATGTCCACCGCGTCGCCGGGCGTGGTGGCGTCCTCGAGTTTGCAGCCGACGAACGTGCGGACCTCGTCCCAGAAGGGGATGATGTTCTGGTCGCGGTCCAGTTCGACGCACAGCTCCACGTCGCGGAGGTTGTACTCCAGCAGGCGCTCGGGGTCGTCCTCCCAGAGGTCGCCGATGTCGCCGGGGTAGCGCTCCTTGCCGACGCCGAGTTCCGCCTCGCCGACGGCGTCCAGCCGGTAGGAGTCCAGTTCGCTGAACTGCGTGCGCTGGTAGGCGTACAGGAGGTCGAAGACGACCCGGCCCTTGATGTCCGGGCCGCCCCAGCCGCCGTCCCAGACCTCGTTCACGCGGGAGAGCCGGTCGGCGTCGAGGTCGTAGTCGTGGTGCGGGCCGGCCAGTTCGTCGAGGCGGTCGACGAGGTAGGGGGCGTCGAAGTCATCGAAGTTCCAGCCAGAGAGAACATCTACGTCGGTTTCTTCGATGTAATCGAGGAATGCGTCGAGCATCGCTTCCTCCTCCTCGAAGACGCGGACGTCGGCCTCGAAGTCCTCTCGAATCGGTTCGTAGCGCTCCAGTGCTTCCGGACCGTTCACGCCGTCGGGCGACTCGTAGAGCCAGGCGACGTACTCGTCGCGGTAGGAGTCGTGGGAGGTGAGACAGACGATCGGCTCCTCTCCGTCCTCGGGGAATCCGTGCCGGTCGTCGACCTCGATGTCGAAGATATTGATCCGGGGTTCGGCGCTCATCTCGACCGGTTCGACCTCGCTGTGGTGGACCCGCAGGGCGTCGCCGTCGTCGTCGTCGGCCTCGCGGACGGGCAGGCGCACGCCGCTGGTGATCCCCTTGTCGATCAGGAAGCGGTTGGGGAAGAGGATGTCAGCCTCGTAGTGGTCGAAGTCGTCGCGGATCCGGCCCACGTCGCGGGGCGTCTGCCCGAAGATCTTGACCAGGCGCTCCCCGCGGATGGACTCGTAGGGCTCGCCGTCGTCGTCGCTTTCCTCCCAGCCCGTGATGCTGTCGTACTGGCGGAGGCGGTCGGCATCCACGTTCTCGGCAGGCGCGTAGAAGTAGGGTTTGAAGTCGTACACGCGCGCGTGGACGGCCTCCTCGTCGTCGGTCCGCCCGAAGACGTGCATGACGGGGTACTCGTCGTCCCCCGAGCCCTCGATGGTGTAGTCGACCTGCGTGACTGCGATCTCGACGCTGTCGTCGACCTCCGGGAAGAGGTGGTCGCTGGCGTCGACGACGTCGGCGGCGCCGCCGCCGTCGCCGGCCACGGCACGGGCCTCCTCGGCCACGTCCCGCCCGTCGTCCCCGCCGTCGTCGACGAACGCGTCCAGGCCCTGCTGGCCCTCGTCGGTCATAACGTGGCGTCGTTCGGGATGCCCGATAAAAACAGCGACGGTCCGGCGAGCCCCGCCGAAGCCAGAAGGTATTTGGTAACTCATGTCATACCATCGGTCGACGTCCCCATGTCGAACCACGCACGAGCCGACGACGAGGCGGAGGAACTGCGCTCCGAACCCAGCCTGCCGAGCGCGGTCGAGTCGACCGAGACCTACGAGACCGACGAGGGGACAGTGTTCTACGACGCCGAGAACCCGATGGCCTGGATCCAGGCCGAGTCGCCGGTGGCGCTGGACGACGTCGCCTGACGGCGTCCGTGCGGCCGGCGGAACGTGACGCCTTTGCCGCGAGGGCACATACCGGCGGACGTGCTTCCAGATGGCGACGGGGACCGATCGCCCCACGAGCCCGAGGAGTTCGATCCGAACAGCCTGGGGCCCGACGCGCCGTCCGCGCCGGGGACCGGGTCGCCCGCCGACGACGTGGCGCCCGAGGTCCCGTCCGCGCCGGAGCTCGACCCGAGCGCCGCGGACCCCGACACCGCTCGCCTGTTCTGGTCGCTCGTCGCCCTGTTCAACGTCGCGCTGCTCGGGCTCTCGATCGGACCCATGATCGGCGTCTTCCTCGGCGACTGGGACCTCGGCCTGCGCGTGTTCCTCGTCGGCCTCCTGACAGGGGGGTACGGGGCGATCAAGTACTATCGGTTCAGGGAGGACGATGCGGCCGACTGAGCCGCCCCGGCGGC
This genomic interval from Halomicrobium urmianum contains the following:
- a CDS encoding DUF7322 domain-containing protein, with amino-acid sequence MLPDGDGDRSPHEPEEFDPNSLGPDAPSAPGTGSPADDVAPEVPSAPELDPSAADPDTARLFWSLVALFNVALLGLSIGPMIGVFLGDWDLGLRVFLVGLLTGGYGAIKYYRFREDDAAD
- a CDS encoding DUF7331 family protein; the protein is MSNHARADDEAEELRSEPSLPSAVESTETYETDEGTVFYDAENPMAWIQAESPVALDDVA
- the sufB gene encoding Fe-S cluster assembly protein SufB, with protein sequence MSSDQDHLKETDTEARFEFKKEESSAFETEAGLTEETVRVISEDKDEPDWMLERRLRALEQFQQMPMPTDWPGQPDLSEIDIEQIVPYIRPDIETRGGAESWEDLPEEIQDTFDKLGIPEAEKNALSGVGAQYESEIVYQNMQEQWEEKGVIFCDMDEAVREHEEIVKEHFMTKCVPPSDNKFAALHGAVWSGGSFVYVPEGVTVEMPIQAYFRMNSEGMGQFEHTLIVAEENSEVHYIEGCSAPQYATHNLHSGGVEVFVGEGAHVQYSTVQNWSKNTYNLNTKRAIVEADGTMEWVSGSMGSKATMLYPSTVLKGPGATDNHITIAFAGEGQNIDTGAKVYHNAPDTKSTIESKSISKDGGRTNYRGLVHISDGAEDSSTSVECDALMFDNESTSDTMPYMEIQENQVDVAHEATVGKIGDEDVFYLQSRGLDDDDAKQMIVAGFIEPITEELPIEYAVELNRLIELEMEGSLG
- the sufD gene encoding Fe-S cluster assembly protein SufD; amino-acid sequence: MSTQVHANLTEEQVQQISDELDEPEWLLETRLEALDALQDLDMPEVIRTPGRQWTNLDALDYEALVDPLEWEQEKDRVEAEGVDVLAWDEAVEQHGDIVEQHFGSVVDPQRDYLTALSTALFSAGTLVYVPEGVDAEDVKIRTTMNSRSLFNYTLVVAEESSSVTILERQSTGENVDGDQYYSGVVEAVAGENAHVQYGALQNLAEDTYNFQVKRGHTDQYATINWIEGNIGSRLSKTSVETRLLGDSSESKIVGAFFGHEDQHFDLGSRVWHEAEHTTADLVTRGVLDDEARSVYEGVQDVGREAWDTNSYQRENTLMLSDESEADASPKLIINNHDTEASHSATVGQVSEEDMFYMTSRGVDPESAENMLVEGFFRPVLEEVAVDELREDLEELIAARLR
- a CDS encoding ABC transporter ATP-binding protein, whose amino-acid sequence is MAVLEINNLHAEVAEEGGEQILQGVDLEVESGEIHALMGPNGSGKSTTAKVIAGHPAYEVTEGEVLIHLEDDEFGEDVEIPDDMRTWDLLDLEPNERAALGVFLGFQYPAEIEGVTMVNFLRTALNAKLEEREELFEDEEEEETEADDEEGYETSPMEGPADEGEIGVAEFQQILQEKMEQLDMDEKFANRYLNAGFSGGEKKQNEVLQAAILEPSIAVLDEIDSGLDIDRLQDVSNGINALRDEQGAGILQITHYQRILDYVEPDHVHVMLDGEIAKSGGAELAEQLEDEGYDWVREEVYEAA
- a CDS encoding DNA-directed DNA polymerase gives rise to the protein MTDEGQQGLDAFVDDGGDDGRDVAEEARAVAGDGGGAADVVDASDHLFPEVDDSVEIAVTQVDYTIEGSGDDEYPVMHVFGRTDDEEAVHARVYDFKPYFYAPAENVDADRLRQYDSITGWEESDDDGEPYESIRGERLVKIFGQTPRDVGRIRDDFDHYEADILFPNRFLIDKGITSGVRLPVREADDDDGDALRVHHSEVEPVEMSAEPRINIFDIEVDDRHGFPEDGEEPIVCLTSHDSYRDEYVAWLYESPDGVNGPEALERYEPIREDFEADVRVFEEEEAMLDAFLDYIEETDVDVLSGWNFDDFDAPYLVDRLDELAGPHHDYDLDADRLSRVNEVWDGGWGGPDIKGRVVFDLLYAYQRTQFSELDSYRLDAVGEAELGVGKERYPGDIGDLWEDDPERLLEYNLRDVELCVELDRDQNIIPFWDEVRTFVGCKLEDATTPGDAVDMYVLHKLHGEFALPSKGQQEGEDYEGGAVFDPITGVKENVTVLDLKSLYPMCMVTTNASPETKVDPDAYDGETYRAPNGTHFRKEPDGVIREMVDELLSEREEKKSLRNDNDPDSDEYERYDRQQAAVKVIMNSLYGVLGWDRFRLYDKEMGAAVTATGREVIEFTEQAANEVGHEVVYGDTDSVMLELGPDVEKEEAIEQSFELEEHINESYDDFAREELNAEEHRFQIEFEKLYRRFFQAGKKKRYAGHIVWSEGKKVDDIDITGFEYQRSDIAPITKRVQHRVIEMIVHGEDIDDVKTYVHDVIEDFQAGNVDPEDVGIPGGIGKKLDNYDTDTAQVRGAKYANLLLGTNFQSGSKPKRLYLKRVHDDFFQRVEEEKGLDPAEDPLYSEFRRDPDVICFEFADQIPEEFEVDWDKMLDKTLKGPIARILEAMGVSWDEVKAGQEQTGLGQFT